tttgataccaaacattgataaggcaagctaaaagagaatttaaaaagaagctggctgtagaggcaaaaactcataacaaaatctTATTTAAATATATCCtcagcaggaagcctgtgagggagtgaggtGAATCATTAGAGGGGCACCTAAGTCAGACAAggcatcgcggaaagattaaatgcattctttgcttcagtgtttactgaagaggatgttgagaaATACTGGGCTagaaacagtatttaatggtgatgagtcagaagaactgaaacaaatggttaagctggaagatgtaataaagcagattgaaaaactaaatagtagcaaattgcctggaccagtTGGGTTATATCCCAGAgttttaaaagaaatttaaaaaaaaaggaaattgcagCTCTATTGCTAGTAATTTTTAAATTATCATTAAATTGTCtattgtacttgaagattggaatcacattggccactctccaatctttagaaaggactccaggggtgatccaagaaactatagaccggtgaacctCACATCAGCGGTGGAAAAAGTCATAGAAACTGTTTAAAAGAatgaaatcacagagcatatagaaagacctggtttaatgggacacagccaacatggatttacccaagggaaatctttcctcacaaatctacattttttttgaagggatgaataaatgtggatgaaggtgaaccggtagatgtagtgtatttggattttcagaaggtgtttgacaaagtccctaatgagactcctgaaaaaataaaaagtcacaggataggaggcgatgtcttgttgtggattgcaaactcaTTAGAATATagagttttctcagtggagagcctcagggatctgggcCGGGAGAGGTGCTTTTTACAAGATTTCTAAAAGATCTTGAAAAGGGactgacgagtgaggtgatcaaatttgcaaatgatacaaaattactccgttgtaaaatcacaagtggattgtgaaaaattgtgagaggaccttgtgagactgacaAACTGGGCATCGAAGTGGCAGATTAGATTTAATGTGGaacatgcaaagtgatgcaaatggGAAAaggtaacccatgctgtagttacacgatgttcgATTCCATTTTAGAAGTCACCACCCAAGAATAGGGTCtgggcatcatcgtggataacacattgaaagccttggctcagtgtgcagtggtggtcaagaaaagcaaacagaatattaggaataattaggaagggaatggttaatagaacggaaaatgtcataatgcctctgtatcgctccatgttgagaccccaccttgaatattgtgtacaattctggtcacagcatctcagggaagatacagcagaattagataaagtacagaggggccgatgcaataatcttcgcagaaagtgggcgctgacttttcagcgcccgctttcttaatgcacgcatggggggtgccatgcaatatgtaaactAGTGGGTTGCGGCTatcgagttatgaagaccgaagccggtaaactcggcagccgttttcattactggcagacaggccacacattaagccttatacttcacttggatgcagctccaacactgctctctgcattaatggtgggggtgaaagggaaatagaaccaaaggttactaagagccaagagaaaccgataagtatgagaaaaaaaaagtgtgaagcttgctgggcagactggatgggccgattggtcttcttctgccatcatttctatgtttctatgtaatggcaggggtggaaggaaattagaatcaaaaagttaccaataaaggccctgaactcagcggtcggagtaacagataagtatgagaaaaataagaagtgtgaaagcttgctgggcagactggatgggccctattggtcttctgctgtcatttctatgtttctatgagacgcacttttatctttttgcatttggagtgaatgagaatgagtaataggctccttctcatgcatttgcatgtgatgagcgctaactcattcactccgtgtcggacgcgcgttaaattggtactaatccccctattacattagggggtggattagctcctatttaacccacgtctgcaagtgggttatacagtgcgctcggccccaGAGAATGGCAactaagatgataaaggggatggaacgattcccctaagaggaaaggctaaagaggttaggactcttccgcttggagaagagactgctgaggggggatatgatagaggtgtttaaaatcatgagtggatagAATGGATAAatttgaatctgttatttactctttcaaaaatacaaaaactgaaaggcactcaatgaagttagtaagtagcacatttaaaacaaatcagggaaaattatttttcactcaacacacagttaagctctggcaAAGGTAAAGGCAATTAACATAGCTAGGATTAAAGGTTtgaatccataaactgttattatctAGATAGGCTTGGGGAAAGCCGCTACTTCACCCTGGGCAttggcagcatgggatctatctactgtatgggatcctgccaggtacttgtgatccggattggccactgttgggaacaggatgctgggcttgatggacccttagtctgacccagtatggcatttcttatgttcttatgtctttttatatgctggGTTGTAGTTATTTGAGTTCCAGATGTTAGTGCTGGTTTGGTACAGGTGttgtgcctgctttttgtgaTCTCCAAGCAGCTAGATAGACAGGGAAGAGAGCACGGGACCCAAAATACCAGTGGCGACTCCGTAAAACACAGAGAGCACGAGGCATGGAATCTATAAAAGTTAGCTGTTGGAGGGCTGGGATGAGGGGGTTTCATTCTGCGCATGAAGAGCTGAGGTGCTGTGATTCTGCTGTCTCctttacacatgtacttttgtcTTCTTGCAGTCTGACTTTGCTTTGAGGTGCAACATGAGCCGATTTCTGAATATCCTACGCAGCTGGCTCGTCATGGTCTCTGTCATTGCTATAGGGAACACAGTGCAAAGCTTCAGGGACTACGGTTTCCTGTCTGAAAAACTGTACACGAGCAAACCAGAGCTGGGTAAGGCTCCGCCTGCATGCTGTGCCTGCTTACAGATCACACCTGACGGGTGGATGCAGCGCACCGAGCTTGCTATCTCCCCCTGTCCTGGAAGAGGCTTGTGCTTCTGATTTTTGGAGAAAGACGATAGATGcatgctttttttcctttttttttattgggtcaTCACAATGTAATTTCAGATCACAATTAAAAAGTCTCTCCTGGTGCCAGCCTTGTTAGCTCGGTGGGTTTGATACCCAGGTTGGccaggagggaagagggagtCCTGGTCATTGGGCAATGGTGATATCTAGTGGTGGGATTCAGGGTGCATGATTGCAGGGTTCGTGGCCCCCAGCTGAGGATGCTTGTAGGGTTCATGGCCCCCAGCTGTGGATGCTTGCAGGGTTCGTGGCCCCCAGCTGTGGATGCTTGCTGCATTGACTGCACTCGAGGGTGGGAATCCCTCAATAGTGGCCCTGCCATCCCCAAATAAAAATGAACTCCTGTCCTATTCCTGGGCTGCAGAGCGAGAGAGTAACTCTTGGGTTGGTGCCTTCTTTCCTTACAGTGAATGGGCTGCAAGCCCGAACGTTTGGCATCTGGACCCTCTTGTCCTCTGTGATTCGCTGCGCCTGTGCCATCGACATCCAAAACAAGACGTAAGGGTGCCCAGGATCCTCGTCCTCCAGCTACCCCACTCAGGATGGCAGTGCTTGTGTCACTTACATAGATCTCCAAAAACACTAACTTCTATTAACATtatggaaaatatattttaataagtgAAAAGCAATTATCAAAGTTATTACACAATTCTTAGGCCAAATATAAATCTTAAACCATCTAAACATCGAACAGGGCCCAAAAGACGCCAAGAAGACggacaaacataaaacacaaaattaaaatGTTAATTCCAGCTTCTCCAAATAGCTGGCTATGAAGTAATAGCAATCCCTCAAGGTATAATAGCAAAATTGTCATGGCTTCCACTGATTAACTCCGCCCAACGTCCGTGCAGGACGTTTGTCAGAAAACCATCTTTTAAGAAGGTAACAGTACAGCACTGCTTTTGTTTGTAAGAAAACAAAAGTAGCACAGTAGCCGCAGCGTGTTTGGCGGAAACCCGGGAGCTATGAAATCAAACGTCACGTATAATGAAGCAGCATTAAAAGAGCGCAGTGTGTTTGAGTTCGGGCGTTCTCTATCCCGCACGGTTTTGTGGGGTGCGCACAACATTGAAAAGCTGCATCTCTCAAGTTGGTTGAGTTACACTGCAGCATTCTTGGAAAACATCTGCGTTCTTTGGATGCTGCTTTGTGGCCCATAAGCATGACCAAGGTGCCTAGAAATGTTTGGGGTCTGTCCTATTAAAAGTAAATGTAAGCAAGCCGGCCATGTTctctctccctgcaggttgtacCACGTCACCCTCTGGAGCTTCTTCCTGGCCTTGGCTCACTTCCTCTCCGAGGTGTTTGTGTACAGGACCGCAGCCCTCACCATCGGTGTCATGGCCCCTCTCATGGTGGCGAGTAAGTGCAAGGGAGCTGGGCTGTGGGTTTTAGGGAGAAATCTCACCTGCCTCTCTCTGTTTGCTGTGACAGTCCTGAGGGAGCTGCTCTTCATCCCCTCAGAAGGATCACCTGTGACGCCCAGGCTGTTAATATGAGAAGTCACAGCTTCTGCTCTCACCCCAGGACTTGTATTAATTCTGATGAGCTGAAAGCTCCCTCACCTAACACCAGCTGGGCTAATGCAGCCTAACCTATTACTTTTCTTGCAGTGCCAATGCTGTTACTGCTGTGCTCTCACTGCCACTTCCAGACGTCCCTCCTGGCCTCACACCCCTGCTCCACTCCCAGGCCCAGTTTTCGCTCCTTTGCTGCCCTGCTCTGCCTTCCAGTCAGCTCAGCACTGAGAACTGTAACCTGCAGGGCATCCTGAGTGCATGCTCTGCCTCTGAGCTCCTGCTTCTAGCAACATGCACTGACCACCAAGGGCAGGGAGGTCGGActggaaggaaaggaaggagaaagagagtggAGAATAAGGGAGAACTGGAATAGGGGTGGCTCATGGAGAGGTAGCTGGGCAAGAGACTTAGCCAGCTGGGGGAAAGAGGTAGACCTGAGAGATGGATCCAAGGGTGACAGAGGGGGACACATCCCCAGACTCTTATCAGATGATGAACTTCGAGAAGGAAGAAAAGATGATCGGTATCAAAGGAAGGGCAACAAGAGGGctaagggaaggaaaggggggggggggggctgggagaaaGCTGAGCTTGTGGACAGAGGGAAAGTGCTCAAAGAGGAAAATGGAGGAGGAACAAGAGAGAGCAAAGCTAGAAGACGGCAGGACAGGAAGAGATGATAGCAAACCATCCAAGggcaaaaggaagaaaaaactaaagttccctgtacgtatccagattcttgagttttgcctccctgccagcagatggagacagagagagtctcactgacactgtacatatcccagtgtgccacctgcattccctcagtatttctctgtctccagcagttccctatatatacccagatcaggccagactcctgggttttccctccctgccagcagatggagacagagagagtctcactgacactgcccataacccgaggtgccacctgcattccctcagtatttctctgtctccagcagttccctatatatacccagatcaggccagactcctgggttttacctccctgccagcagatggagacagagagagtctcactgacactacatatcccagtgtgccacctgcagtccctcagtatttctctgtctccagcagttccctgtacatacccagatcaggccagactcctgggttttccctccctgccagcagatggagacagagagagtctcactgacactgtacataacccaaggtgccacctgcagtccctcagtatttctctgtctctggcagttccctgtatatacccagatcaggccagactcctgggttttgcctccctaccagcagatggagacagagagagtctcactgacactgtacataacccagtgtgccacctgcagtccctcagtatttttctgactccagcagatggcggaggtgtaaagcctgcagtctgactaacaaaaaaagtaaaagaaactcTGAAAGGGCACATGGGCTTCTGTCTGCAGCTCCCAGAAGGTTGTTAGACCCTGGTGGGGTCATCCCTTCTGATGTGTGAGGCTTGAGAGCAGGGGGTCGGGGACCCTGTATTGCTTGGATCCCTGGCCGGACAGGGCTGATACCCGGGGGTCCCGGATCACTCGCCCTGTGGGATATTCACAGCCTGTCGCCTCTTCAGGagcctgctgctgcttttttaaGGAAAGTGctcctttttccttttgtttgttaatgtttggaaaaatgaaaaaaatacagcATCTACAGTGAGAGGTTTGTTTCTTTCCTTCGGGGGCAGTGCGTTTTCGCCTTTCTTCGGTCCCGTCTTCTGTTAGCCAACGTCGgagcctttcttttcttccctcccctgcttcactctgcctctctctcttgcagcGCTTGAGCAGGGGTTGGGGGTCCTGGTCTCACTTGTGGATGCCGCGTGGGGCAGCCTGTTCTTCTTGCGGGGACACGCGGGTCCCGTCTTTCCTGCACCGGCCTTTGTTCTCCATGCCTCCCGGGGGAGGGGCTGTTGGGGAGCGCCGTGGGCGACACGGGCAGTGCCTCCCGTGTCTTGGGGAGGCGTCCTTCAGCACTGCTGGCCGTGGAGGACCCATTCCCGCTAAGCGCAGGAACAATGGCCATATTGTCTTCATTTCGGTCGGCAGCATGGGCCATGGAGGGGAGTTTGGATCTCCCTCCCCCATTGACTCTGGAGCCCCAGGCCTACGGGGGAGGTTGTCAGCAGGCTGAGGGCCCTCCAGCAGCGAGAGGACACCCGGGGATCCTTCGGATTcatcttcattttcttcttaGTTTGTGCTCCTGCTCCATAAGACCTTTAAGGCCAGGAAGGCTGCACATCAGGGTGCATCCATGGAGGCCCTGGGGCGGTCTGCCAAAAGTCCAGAACCTCCGGGGCCGCAGGGTCTCTAGGGTCCAGTGGCTCCTGAGGGTTGCATTGCCCATGGCTGCCACAGATGATTCCTCGACCACCTCTGATACCGAAGGGGCCCAGGGAGCAGATTCCCAGGAGTCCAGGCCTGGGGTCGGTCCACTGGATCCAGATCTGTCCCTCTTAACAGGGTATGTCCCTCGAGGGTGATGACCCAGAGTGGTCCGTTTATTCCATAAGGAGGAGCTGAGTCTACTTATTCCAGCGGTGTTGGAGGAGTTGGGCATTGAAATCCCGCCACAGGATTCTAATCTGGGGGTGGTGGACCTGGTCATGGTTGGCCTCCGGGGTCCCGCAAAGTCCTTCCCGTTCCATAGTTCGGTCAGTGCTCTTCTGTTCCAGGAGTGGGATACTGGTTTGAAGGGCAGCAGGGCGAAGGACAGATTGTATCCATTGCCCGAGGAGGCGCTTGACCTGCtcaaggttcccaaggtggatgccacAGTTTTTTTGtggtcaccaagaagaccaccattccggtcacTGAAGCAGCGACTTTAAAGGATCttcaggatgaaaaaaaaaaactgaaggtacacctcaagaagatctttgaagATTCCGTGCTTGGCGCTCGGGCTGCTATGTGTGGCAGTTTCATGCTCTGAGCTGGTCtttgctgggttcagcagctgcaagGCGACAAATCTTTTTCTAAGGCCTGAGGCCCTCCAGGCGGAATGGCTGGAGGCTGTCGTGGTGTGCAGTGCTGATTCCTTATATGACCTGCTCAGGACCTCTTCTCGGACTATGATGTCGGCAGTGTTGGCCCGGCACCTCctctggttgagaaattggttgactgatgtttcctccaaggcacAGTAGGGAtctttgccttttaagggaaagttACTCTTCGGCAAGGATCTTGAGGAAATGGtcaagtctctgggagagaataaggtccatAAGTTGCCTGAGTACAGGCTGAGAGGCAAGAGTTTCCCATCTTCTTGTTCCCGCTTCAAGGGTAATCGAAGATTCCGAGGGCCCAGACCCTCAGGTCCGGCTCCAAGACAAGTCCTCCTAGGTAGGCAGTGGtgccaagtcctctcaatgaggcGAGGCTAGGAAGTCTTCCACCTCTCTTCCTACACGAGGGTGTGGATCGTTCTTGATTCCTGGTGTTCCGGCTGGAAGGTGGACCCCAGAAGAGCGTCTATGCGCCATATTTTGGCCTTCCTTTCGGATGGCTTGGCAAAAGGGCTGTCCTTCAATTCACTTTAAGGTTCAAGTGGCGACATGAGGTTGCTTCCGAGATGAGGTTTGTGGTGCATCACTTTTGGCACATCTGGACGTTGTATGTGTTCTTCGAGGTGTGAAGCACCTGTGCCCTCCCGTTCGATAGCCGTGCCTGTCTTGGATCCTTAATGTGGTCTTGTGGAGCCTCTGTGCGcccccctttgagcctctgtgGCATGCGActataaaggatctcactttgaaagtgGTCTTTTTGGTGGCGATCTGTTCGGCACTTAGAATTTCCAAACTTCAagctctttcctgtagggaaccctttttgagAATCTCGGACAAGGGGATTTCCTTGCAGActgtgccttctttcttgcccaaggtggtgtcctttcatgttaatcagtcggtggaactccccTCATTCTCAAAATTAGATCCAGCAGCGGCGCCCACTAGAGATTTGCGTCGCCTAGACATCAAACGAGCCTTGCTGAGATACTTGGAGGTCCCAAATAATTTCCGCATGTtagatcacctttttgtgttgtggagcgGTCCCAAGAAAGGGCATAAGGCATCAAAAGCGACTATTGTGAGGTGGTTGAAAGAAGCGATTAATTCTGCATATATTTATCAGGGTTGCCCAATTCTGGAAGGTCTCCAGGCGCATTCTACTCACTctcaggcagcctcttgggcagagtgtccATTAGTctctcctcaggagatctgtagggcggctatGTGGAAGTCATCGCAcacctttgccagacattatcgctTAAACGTCCAGTCCTCAGGGGCTGGAAATTTTAACATGAGTGTGCTGCGAGTGGGACTCTCCcagtcccaccctacttagggaagctttggtacatcccaggagtctggactgatctgggttctataggaatgaaaattatcaagtaaggaCCAGTTTTCCTATGAATAAGACCAAGAACAGAGATGTGGAAAAAGTTAAAACCTGACACAGAAAGCTTAGGAAAATGTTAGTGAATCTCATTCTTACATTACAGTGAAGCCAACACAAACCTTTTTAGTATAAAAGATTCCCTGCCCATCAGCCGGAGAGCAGATACGGCGTCTCCCAGCAGAGGGTGGGGTGAATGGATACAGCAGCTCCAGGCAGTCTGGGGGAGAGGGGATACGGCAGCTCCAGGCAGtctgggagagggtggggagaggggatacAGCAGCTCCAGGCAGTCTgagagaggatggggagaggggataCGGCAGCTCCAGGCAGtctgggagagggtggggagagcgGATTCGGCAGCTCCAGGCAGtctgggagagggtggggagagcgGATTCGGCAGCTCCAGGCAGtctgggagagggtggggggaggggattcgGCAGCTCCCTGCACTCAGGGAGAGGGGATACGGCAGCTCCAGGCAGtctgggagagggtggggagagcgGATTCGGCAGCTCCAGGCAGtctgggagagggtggggggaggggattcagCAGCTCCCTGCACTCAGGGAGAGGGGATACAGCAGCTCCagtcagagagggagaggggatacGGCAGCTCCcgtcagtgagggagaggggatacAGCAGCTCCCGTCAGTAAGAGGGTAGGGAGAGTGGATACGGCAGCTCCCATcagtgagagagggtggggagaggggatacGGCAGCTCccgtcagtgagagagaggggatacgGCAGTTCCCGTCAGTGAGcgagagggtggggagaggggatatGGCAGCTCccgtcagtgagagagagggtggggagaggggatacGGCAGCTCccgtcagtgagagagagggtggggagaggggacgCGGCAGTTCccgtcagtgagagagagggtggggagaggggacgCGGCAGCTCccgtcagtgagagagagggtggggagaggggacgCGGCAGCTCccgtcagtgagagagagggtggggagaggggatgcGGCAGCTCCCGTCAGTCTGTTCCCGCCGGGGGAGATCAGATATCTGCTGCAGTTTTATTCCTGCTTCCTTACATCGTACACTGCCCCATTTTAGCGTTGTGTTTAGTGAGAGGAGCGGCTGCTGCTGGCTTGAGTCTGCCTCACGCTCTCCTCGCTCCTCAGGTTTCTCCATCCTGGGCATGCTGATCGGATTCATGCTCTCCTCGCTCCTCAGGTTTCTCCATCCTGGGCATGCTGATCGGATTCATGCTCTCCTCGCTCCTCAGGTTTCTCCATCCTGGGCATGCTGATCTGATTCATGCTCTCCTCGCTCCTCAGGTTTCTCCATCCTGGGCATGCTGATCGGATTCATGCTCTCCTCGCTCCTCAGGTTTCTCCATCCTGGGCATGCTGATCTGATTCATGCTCTCCTCGCTCCTCAGGTTTCTCCATCCTGGGCATGCTGATCGGATTCCAGTACCTGGAGGTGCTGCAGGACCAGGCCGTGCCACGCAGCAAGAAGCTGAAATGAAGCCTCTCCATTCTGCCCCCTTTTTTATCAGCCGGAGAGCCCTGCGCTCCCCGTACTCTGGGCTAAGGCTGGCGTACATCTCTTTCCCAATGTTCCTCCCCCCCAAAAGCtcacttctctctcccccctcctttgCAGGAAGAGTGAGTGCTTCTTCCCCCAGTACCCTGGCAGGAATAATGCCCCTCACAGCAGGATTAGTGCCCAGCTTTCCATCCTCCTTGTGGGGTTAGCgccagcctccctccctcccctccttctgGGATTAGTgccagcctccctccctcccctccttgtGGGGTTAGCgtcagcctccctccctcccctccttctgGGATTAGTGccagcctcactccctcccctccttctgGGATTAGTGccagcctcactccctcccctccttctgGGATTAGTgccagcctccctccctcccctctttgTGGGATTAGTGCCTCCCTCCTTCTGGGATTAGTgccagcctccctccctcccctccttctgGGATTagtgcctccctccctcccctccttttgGGATTAGTGCCagcctcactcccttccctctttgTGGGATTAGTGccagcctcactccctcccctccttttgGGATTAGTgccagcctccctccctcccctccttctgGGATTAGTgccagcctccctccctcccctccttgtGGGGTTAGCGTcagcctccctcccctccttgtGGGATTAGTGccagcctcactccctcccctccttctgGGATTAGTgccagcctccctccctcccctctgtgTGGGATTagtgcctccctccctcccctccttctgGGATTAGTgccagcctccctccctcccctccttctgGGATTagtgcctccctccctcccctccttctgGGATTAGTGccagcctcactccctcccctccttctgGGATTAGTgccagcctccctccctcccctctttgTGGGATTagtgcctccctccctcccctccttgtGGGATTAGTgccagcctccctccctcccctccttttgGGATTAGTGccagcctcactccctcccctctttgTGGGATTAGTGccagcctcactccctcccctccttttgGGATTAGtggcagcctccctccctcccctctttgTGGGATtattgcctccctccctcccctccttctgGGATTAGTgccagcctccctccctcccctccttgtGGGGTTAGCgtcagcctccctccctcccctccttctgGGATTAGTGccagcctcactccctcccctccttctgGGATTAGTGccagcctcactccctcccctccttctgGGATTAGTGCCAGCCTTTCTCCTCACCCTTTGGCTGGGAGTAGTCCCATTACAGTTTTGGCTCAGGAACCAGTCTTCTCTTCTGGGGTTAATTTATTGTAATGAACTGTGAATGTTGTTAATAACTGTGCTGTTTTCTAATAAAATCTGTGAAGCAGTGTTGGGCTAAGGTTTTTGATTTTCACCTTGATACTGACTCCTGGGAGTacacacattgtccactcccagccaTTACCCATCCTCAGAAAGACTAAAACACAAACCAGGGTCCTGGGGGGCTTACACAGGCTGAAAGATCCATCATGCTGGggctgattatttatttatttttaatttttatataccgacattcttacattaaatgtaaatcataccggtttacataaaacagaaaaagcaggaaatataattctGTTGTctgatacaatgaacatttataactAAACTAGTTAACAagccaaaaaagtaaacaattggAAGAAAGGGTTAGTTAACAggagaaaaacaaacattaaataaaagaatattaaatgaggcaccaaggattgcatgaaggggtgcacaaaggggagaacccctttgtcgcgcgatGCGTGGCGCTTGATGTTGATGCGCTTTTCAACCGCCGACGCTCTCAGTGAcgtcgtgggagggggcgtggtctctCTCTCATTGTTTTCATATCACCTCCCGATGTTCCcttcttattttaaatttttcttttcatgttaattttttattaattCACTCGGCCAGGATCTTCCAGGGAAACTTAAGAAGTGttgtactgggtcagactgaggatccaccAAGCCCATTGTTCCGACTCTGATAGTATCCAGCGTGGgttacgtacccggatcagtccagactcctgggttttccctccccaccagcaggtgg
This genomic interval from Rhinatrema bivittatum chromosome 4, aRhiBiv1.1, whole genome shotgun sequence contains the following:
- the ERG28 gene encoding probable ergosterol biosynthetic protein 28 isoform X1, producing MSRFLNILRSWLVMVSVIAIGNTVQSFRDYGFLSEKLYTSKPELVNGLQARTFGIWTLLSSVIRCACAIDIQNKTLYHVTLWSFFLALAHFLSEVFVYRTAALTIGVMAPLMVASFSILGMLIGFMLSSLLRFLHPGHADRIHALLAPQVSPSWAC
- the ERG28 gene encoding probable ergosterol biosynthetic protein 28 isoform X2; protein product: MSRFLNILRSWLVMVSVIAIGNTVQSFRDYGFLSEKLYTSKPELVNGLQARTFGIWTLLSSVIRCACAIDIQNKTLYHVTLWSFFLALAHFLSEVFVYRTAALTIGVMAPLMVASFSILGMLIGFMLSSLLRFLHPGHADLIHALLAPQVSPSWAC
- the ERG28 gene encoding probable ergosterol biosynthetic protein 28 isoform X3 gives rise to the protein MSRFLNILRSWLVMVSVIAIGNTVQSFRDYGFLSEKLYTSKPELVNGLQARTFGIWTLLSSVIRCACAIDIQNKTLYHVTLWSFFLALAHFLSEVFVYRTAALTIGVMAPLMVASFSILGMLIGFQYLEVLQDQAVPRSKKLK